In Ruminococcaceae bacterium BL-6, a genomic segment contains:
- a CDS encoding conserved protein of unknown function (Evidence 4 : Unknown function but conserved in other organisms), which translates to MKKLKRFYWVFASLLLYLVCIGAGLRTQATYTDMWSEAKARLDRCIYQYGEDSPSGDHGVNPSDLGKVLEKAEIIVTASAEGEGDYHGKSFITPMEVQRVMKSDKNLQGKKIMVCEPIELQEYRASAETPADWIKRFGTKNIIFTGNDIGAGARTKIIPGQNYVLLLRSFYPKEKKTAVPYYTLTESPYAKLSPDSGVTADTYQKPLSPISFGEAKKYEILLQDKSWIKTFFRNKEKMLSLLNEKENEDGGVDKMSRPGGKVYHRASVSPEQKAAKIVEGKKKGPTSKGSEQYIGKIRDARTLIFFIEVSGRKRTAETAV; encoded by the coding sequence ATGAAAAAATTAAAGAGATTTTATTGGGTTTTCGCCAGCCTGCTGCTTTACCTCGTCTGCATCGGGGCGGGGCTGAGAACACAGGCGACTTATACCGACATGTGGTCGGAAGCCAAAGCCCGGCTGGATCGTTGCATCTATCAGTACGGGGAGGATTCCCCCAGCGGCGATCACGGGGTCAACCCGTCCGATTTGGGAAAGGTTCTGGAAAAAGCGGAAATCATCGTGACGGCTTCCGCGGAGGGGGAGGGCGATTACCATGGAAAATCGTTCATCACCCCCATGGAAGTGCAGAGGGTGATGAAGAGCGACAAAAATCTGCAGGGGAAAAAAATAATGGTCTGCGAGCCGATTGAGCTGCAGGAATACAGAGCGTCCGCCGAGACTCCCGCCGACTGGATCAAGAGGTTCGGGACGAAAAATATCATCTTTACCGGGAATGACATAGGGGCGGGCGCCCGGACGAAAATAATCCCGGGACAGAATTATGTGCTGCTGCTGCGGTCCTTTTACCCAAAGGAAAAGAAGACGGCCGTTCCTTACTATACCCTGACGGAAAGCCCCTACGCCAAGCTTTCCCCGGATTCGGGCGTGACGGCCGATACCTACCAAAAGCCCCTTTCGCCGATTTCTTTCGGCGAAGCGAAGAAATATGAGATTCTGCTGCAGGATAAAAGCTGGATTAAGACGTTTTTCCGCAACAAGGAAAAAATGCTTTCCCTGCTGAATGAGAAAGAGAATGAAGACGGCGGTGTGGATAAAATGAGCAGGCCCGGGGGAAAGGTTTACCACCGGGCTTCCGTCTCCCCGGAGCAGAAGGCCGCAAAAATTGTGGAAGGGAAAAAGAAAGGCCCGACTTCAAAAGGCTCGGAGCAGTATATCGGGAAAATCAGGGATGCGCGCACCCTGATTTTCTTTATTGAAGTAAGCGGAAGGAAAAGGACGGCTGAGACTGCCGTTTAG
- the yybJ gene encoding Uncharacterized ABC transporter ATP-binding protein YybJ: MGTRGVPGKGKEGCKMEQINVVQATKVLKRRTVLDHVDLTLDRGGIYGFFGPNGSGKTMLFRAICGLIYLNSGEITVFGEKIGGKKFPDGLGLVIESVGFWNEFTGFENLKFLASVRGKLSDTDIRGALARVGLDPDDGRIYKKYSLGMKQRLAIAQAVMERPELLVLDEPTNALDEDGAAAVHRIVREENKRGCTVLIASHNKADIDSLCRRKFKMNEGRLQEVLPDSGPA, encoded by the coding sequence TTGGGGACCCGCGGGGTTCCCGGGAAAGGAAAAGAGGGATGCAAGATGGAACAAATCAATGTGGTGCAGGCCACCAAGGTGCTGAAAAGGCGCACGGTGTTGGACCATGTGGACCTGACGCTCGACCGGGGCGGGATTTACGGATTTTTCGGGCCGAACGGCTCCGGGAAAACGATGCTGTTCCGTGCCATATGCGGCCTGATCTATCTGAATTCGGGCGAGATCACGGTGTTCGGGGAGAAGATCGGGGGAAAAAAATTTCCCGACGGCCTCGGCCTGGTCATCGAATCGGTCGGCTTCTGGAACGAGTTCACCGGATTTGAAAATCTGAAATTTCTGGCTTCGGTCAGGGGGAAGCTTTCGGATACGGACATCCGCGGCGCTCTGGCGCGGGTGGGGCTCGACCCGGATGACGGGAGAATCTATAAAAAATACAGCCTCGGCATGAAGCAGCGCCTGGCCATCGCGCAGGCCGTGATGGAGCGTCCGGAGCTTCTCGTGCTGGACGAGCCGACCAACGCGCTGGATGAGGACGGGGCCGCCGCGGTGCATCGGATCGTACGCGAAGAAAACAAGCGCGGATGCACGGTTTTGATCGCAAGCCACAATAAAGCGGATATCGATTCCCTGTGCCGGAGAAAATTCAAAATGAACGAAGGGCGCTTGCAGGAAGTCCTGCCGGATTCCGGTCCTGCGTGA
- a CDS encoding conserved membrane protein of unknown function (Evidence 4 : Unknown function but conserved in other organisms), which translates to MSCLHRNYFYRMYWRQKTTWAFVIMTLAIRIGLVILLVFGTQAYRGVDFGGSRAFSEAFYKEFFFDNAMAFIVDPVYAFGVAAMSRYLQDVKFVVRTGSRAGWVRRYLSLSCYQAGVFLLLLNIPACIAIWMMGGSVAKALAFILVCMAGEYLVLVTFSMVWLLVQSLTNSSVAAAAAMILYGAWDALFGIYDYTDTNGYLITLDLGIGWSRVFSNIDESLDLSKLGKMQGITSRLIDPFSAALLAGLLALFILLSLAAVRRKDFLTVQEEAAKA; encoded by the coding sequence GTGAGCTGTCTCCATAGGAATTATTTTTACCGGATGTACTGGCGGCAGAAAACGACCTGGGCTTTCGTGATCATGACGCTTGCCATACGGATCGGCCTCGTCATCCTTTTGGTGTTTGGGACGCAGGCTTACCGCGGGGTCGATTTCGGCGGCTCCCGAGCCTTTTCGGAAGCGTTTTATAAGGAATTCTTTTTTGACAATGCCATGGCTTTTATTGTGGATCCTGTTTACGCGTTCGGGGTGGCCGCGATGTCGCGCTATCTGCAGGATGTGAAGTTCGTGGTGCGCACCGGCTCCAGGGCCGGGTGGGTGCGACGCTATCTTTCGCTTTCCTGCTATCAGGCGGGCGTTTTCCTGCTGCTGCTGAATATTCCAGCGTGCATCGCGATCTGGATGATGGGGGGAAGCGTGGCGAAAGCCTTGGCGTTTATCCTCGTCTGCATGGCGGGGGAGTATCTGGTCCTGGTGACTTTTTCCATGGTCTGGCTGCTGGTCCAGTCGCTGACGAACAGTTCGGTCGCCGCGGCTGCCGCCATGATCCTGTACGGGGCATGGGATGCACTTTTTGGAATATACGATTATACCGATACAAACGGATATCTGATCACTTTGGACCTTGGCATCGGCTGGAGCAGGGTGTTTTCGAATATCGACGAGAGCCTGGACCTGTCGAAGCTCGGGAAAATGCAGGGCATAACGTCGCGGCTGATCGATCCTTTTTCCGCCGCGCTTCTCGCCGGCCTTTTGGCCCTGTTTATCCTGCTCAGCCTGGCGGCCGTCCGGCGCAAGGATTTCCTGACGGTGCAGGAAGAAGCCGCAAAGGCGTGA